GCGCTCGAAGAGCTGGCGCGTCTGAAACGCGCGTTGACGGTGAGTGCGCTGGAGCAGTCGCGCGGTATCGATGACGCCGATGTGATCGTCGAAAGCTGGCGTGCGAAGCGGCAGGACGCGCTCGACCGCTATTCGCGGCTGCTGACCGAGTTGCGCGCGAGCGGCGCGGCGAGTTTGTCGATGCTGCTCGTCGTCGTGCGGGAGATGGCGGTGTTGGAGCGGGCGTAGAGGAAAGGCTGCTGTAAGTTTCGTGTTCCTTCTGCCGGACGGCGTGATGTCGATCGATTCGATTGACACGCGCCACCGGTCATCCATCTTTTTCAGAATTCTCCTTCTCCTTTAAAAAGCGAATTGCCAAATAATCGTCGCTTTTGTCGGGCATCCGTAGTCGTTCGCGGATTTTCGGCAGTTAGACGTTTGTGGAGGCAATTAATGAAATTAAGTACGGGATGCGTGGCGCTCGTAGCCATTTCTATGGGAGCGCTATTGAGTGGGTGCGCAACCGAAGCATCGCGCGTGGTAGAGGTGCCCGGGGTCGCTAGCGCGCGAACGCCGTTTGCCGGCACGCCGGTGCCGGTATCGATCGGCAAGTTCGACAACCGTTCGAGCTATATGCGCGGTGTCTTCTCGGATGGCGTCGATCACGTCGGCAGCCAGGCCAAAACCATTCTTGTCACGTCTCTGCAACAGAGCCGCCGCTTTGCGGTGCTGGATCGCGACAATCTCGGCGAAACCCGACAGGAAGCGAGCTTTTCCAAGACAGTGCAGTCGATTCGCGGCGCGCGTTATGTCGTGACGGGTGACGTGACCGAATTTGGCCGCAAGGAAGTTGGCGATCACGAACTGTTTGGCATTCTTGGCCGCGGGAAGACGCAGGTCGCCTATGCAAAGGTGAGCCTGAATATCGTCGATACGACGACTTCCGAAGTTGTGACATCGAGTCAAGGCGCCGGCGAATACAGCTTGTCGAACCGTGAGGTAATCGGCTTCGGCGGCACTTCGAGCTATGACTCCACGCTCAATGGCAAGGTGCTCGATCTCGCGATCGGCGAAGCGGTCAATCACCTCGTCGAACAAGTCGACGCAGGCGCATTGCAGGCCGCGAAGTAATCACTCGCTTCAACATAGAATCATGTTCAAGAAGAAAGAAACATTGACCGGCCTCGCGCTGCCGGTCGTTATTGCTTGCGCGATGCTCACGGGATGTGCGACCAAGCCTGTGTCGCTTTATCAGTGGGACGGCTATCAACCGCAAGTCTACGAATATCTGAAAGGGCAGAAGAGCGTTCCGGAGCAGATCGATG
This portion of the Caballeronia insecticola genome encodes:
- a CDS encoding CsgG/HfaB family protein, coding for MKLSTGCVALVAISMGALLSGCATEASRVVEVPGVASARTPFAGTPVPVSIGKFDNRSSYMRGVFSDGVDHVGSQAKTILVTSLQQSRRFAVLDRDNLGETRQEASFSKTVQSIRGARYVVTGDVTEFGRKEVGDHELFGILGRGKTQVAYAKVSLNIVDTTTSEVVTSSQGAGEYSLSNREVIGFGGTSSYDSTLNGKVLDLAIGEAVNHLVEQVDAGALQAAK